The Polyangium mundeleinium genome contains the following window.
CGGCGAGCGGGCCCGGAGCATCCGCTGCGACACGGGCGCCGCGCGAGAGGGTGCCCGGGGCGAACCCGAGGGCGCCGACGATGTCGAGGCTCCCGTCCTGCGTGCGCAGGGCGAGCGCGGCGGCGCGGGCGTCGACGGCCACGAGGCCTTGTTGCAGCACGGCGTCGGCGACCTGCGCGGGCGTGAGGGCGGCGGCCAGGCTCGACGTGAGGGCTTGGAGCCGCGAGGTGCGGGCCGCGGCGCGCTCGGCGGCCTCGCGGGCGCGCTGCTCGGCTGCGTGCAGGCGCGCGTTGTCGATGGCGAGCGCGGCGCGCCGGGCGAGGTCCTGGGCGATCGTGAGATCGGCGCTCCCGTAGCGCCGGCCCGAGTCGGCCGTGGCCAGCGTGAGCACGCCGATGGTGCGTCCCGAGGCGACGAGGGGCGCGTTGATCGAGGAGACCGTGCCGAGGACGGCCGGGGGCAAGAACGGGTGGCTGCGCGGGGCGAGGCCCGCGTCGTTGCTCGGCGTGAGCAAGGGCTCGCCGCGCGCGAGCAGGCGCGGGCCGACCTCGGCGAACCACATGCCGCTCTCGCGCGGCGACGTGGGGGCCGTGAGCAGGTGCTCCTTGGCGGGGTCGACGTGCACGGATTCGACGCGGTGCAGGCGTCCGTCTTCTTCGAGCAGGTCGATGACGCAATAATCGCAGAGCGTGGGCACGCTCAGCCGCGCCAGGTTCGTCAGCGTCGTACGCAAATCGAGGGAGCTCGCCAGGCGCTCGCCGGCCCGCGCCAGGAAGGCGAGTTGCTCCTCGGTAGGACCGGGCTCGCGCGCTCGGTGCTCGGTGCTCTTCATGGCAATCCGTCGGTGCGCGGCGCTCCCCCCCACGCGATGACGTCCTCCGAGCGTACCTTCATTTTCATCGCAATACGCGACAAAAAGGCCGCGTCGGAGCGATCACGTTGGGCCTTTGTCCGTCTGCGACGTTCCTCGATGCGCATGTCGCGCGCAGGATTTGCGGGCGCGCGCAGCCGCTTCGAATACCCATGATCCAAGGAGGATGAAGGCTCACGCGGCGCGTCGCCGGCGGTGAGAAAAACGAAGCTTTGCGAAGGTTCGGGGGCTGCGACTAGAGTCCCTTCGCATGAGCACGCGACAGTCTCTTTTGCCTCGCGAGGTCTACGTCGTCGACGCCGTGCGCACGCCGATCGGGCGGTACGCCGGCGGGCTCGCGAGCGTGCGCCCGGACGACCTCGCGGCGCACGTCGTGTCGGCGCTGGCGAAGCGCAACGAGGCGCTCGCCGCGCAGCTCGATCACGTGGTGTTCGGAGCGACGAACCAGGCGGGCGAGGACAACCGGAACGTCGCGCGCATGGCGCTCCTCATCGCGGGCCTGCCCTACGAGGTGCCCGCCGTGACGGTGAACCGGCTCTGCGGCTCGGGCCTGGAGGCGGTCGCGGACGCGGCGCGGATGATCGCGGTGGGCGAGGCGTCGTGCGTGATCGCAGGCGGAGTCGAGAGCATGACGCGCGCGCCGTTCTCCATGCCGAAGCAGGCGAGCGCGTTCGACCGCACGCCGCCGCCGGTCTACGACACGACGCTCGGCTGGCGGTACGAGAACCCGCGGATGAAGGCGCGTTTCCCGCTGATCTCGATGGGCGAGACGGCCGAAAACGTGGCCGAGAAGTACGGGATTTCGCGGGAGGATCAGGATCGCTTCGCGGTGGAGTCGCAGCGCCGGGCGGCCGAGGCGTGGAAGGGCGGGGCCTTCGCGGCCGAGGTCGTGCCCGTGCCGATCCCGCAAAAGAAGGGCGATCCCGTGCTGTTCGACCGCGACGAGTCCGTGCGGGAAGGCACGACGCTCGACGCGCTCGCGAAGCTGCCGGCGGTGTTCAAGAAGGGCGGCAGCGTGACGGCGGGCAACTCCTCGCCGATCAACGACGGCGCCTCGGGGCTCTTGCTCGCGTCGGCGGAGGTCGTGGCGCAGGCGGGCGTGACGCCGCTCGCGCGTGTGCTCGGCAGCCAGACGGCCGGCGTGGATCCGAGCTTCATGGGCGAGGGGCCGATCCCCGCCGTCCGAAAGTTGCTCACCCGGGCAGGTCTTCAGGCGTCCGACGTGGACCTCGTCGAGCTGAACGAGGCGTTCGCGGCGCAGTCGCTCGCGTGCGTGCGCGCGCTCGAGCTCGACCCGTCACGCGTCAACGTGAACGGCGGCGCCATTGCGCTCGGCCACCCGATCGGCTCGTCGGGCGCGCGCATTGCCTGCACGCTCGTGCATGCGATGAAGGCGCGCGAGAAGAAGATCGGCCTCGCGTCGCTCTGCATCGGCGTGGGGCAAGGGATCGCAGCTCTGTTCGAGAAAATCTGAGGGGGTCGGGGCCCCAAGGCCCCACGGAAAAGGAAGAGGAGAGAGACATGCAATTTCCGGCCATCAACGTGCCCGGCGCAGGGCAACTCCACGCGCGGCTCGTCACGACGCTCGGCGACATCGTCCTTCGGCTGGAGGAGGAGCGCGCGCCGAACACCGTGAAGAACTTCGTCGCCCTCGCGACCGGTTCGATCGACTGGAAGGACCCGAAGACCGGGCAGACCCATCAAGGCGAGGGTCTCTACAACGGCGTCCGCTTCCACCGCGTGATCCCGAGGTTCATGATCCAGTGCGGTGATCCGCTCACGCGTTACCCGGACATGGCGGCGCGCTGGGGCACGGGCGGGCCGGGGTACAAGTTCAGCGACGAGTTCCACCCGGAGCTCCGGCACGACGGGCCGGGCGTGCTCTCCATGGCGAACAGCGGCCCGGGGACGAACGGGTCGCAGTGGTTCATCACGGAGGGGCCGACGCCGCACCTCAACAACAAGCACTCGGTCTTCGGCAAGGTCGTGAGCGGTCAGGACGTGGTCAACAAGATCGCGAACGTCCCGACCTCGCGGGATCGGCCGAATGTGGACGTGGTGATCGAGCGGGTGGAGATCTTCCGGCAGTAGCCGGGGAGGGCGCCCAGGCGCCGGGCCTCCGCGGAGACCCGGCGCGCGCGGCGGGCTTCGATCAGGGCGCGCAGGTTTTGTTCGCGCCCGAGCCCGTGCACATGTTGTTCAGGCAGTCGGGGTTGTTCGTGCACGGAGCGCCCGGCTCGCCCTTGCAGACGCCGGCCCCGTCGCAGGCCTTGTTGCCCATGCAGGGCGTCATCCCGTTCGTGTCGTCCTGGTTGACCGGCACGGGGGAGCACGTCCCCACGTTGCCCATGACGTTGCACGCCTGGCACGTGCCCGTGCAGGCGGTCGCGCAGCAGACGCCGTCGACGCAGAAGTTGCTCTCGCACTCGGCGTTCGCCGCGCACGCGGCGGCGTCGCATTTGGCGCACTTGGCGCCGCCGCAGTCGATCCCGGTCTCGTCGCCGTTCTTCACGCCGTCGCTGCACGAGATGCACGTGTTGTCGGGCAGGCACGTGGGATTCGTGCCCATGCAGTCGTTGTCGGCGACGCACGCGACGCAGGTGCCCCCGTTGCAGACGCCGTCCGTGCAGTCGGCGTCGGTGGCGCACTCGACGCACGTGTTTCCGCTGCAGACGTCATTGCCCGAGCAGTGGTTGTCCTCGACGCACTCGACGCACGCGCCGCTCCCGTTGCACACGCCGTCGGGACATGGGTCGCCCGAGGGGTCGCTCATCTGCATGGGCAGGCCGGAGACGCAGACCGAGGTCGTGCAGGGGTTGCCGTCACCCGGCGGCGTGTCGTCGTCGTCGTTGACCACCTTCTCGCCGCCCATGCCGTCGCATTCGAGCGCCTTGCAGTCGCCGTTCATCGGGTCGGGCAGGTTCATGCCGTCGGGCGCGTCGTCCGCCTCGCACGTCCCGTTCACGCAGCTCCAGTCGCGGCAGGTCGTGTCCGCGGGGCAGTCCCCAGGGTTCTGACACGGCATGCCGCCCATGCCGCCCGTGCCGCCGCCGCCCATGCCGCCGCCGCCCATGCCCCCCACCCCGCCGACGCCGCCGGTCCCGCCGGTGCTCGACGAGCTCGTCCCACCCCCGAGGCCGCCGGTGCCACCCGAGGGCTCGAACTGGTTGAAGTCTTGGGTGCAGCCCAGGTACGTGAGGCCCAGAGCCGAAAGAAGGGTTGCGGTCAGGATGGCGGAGCGCTTCACGGCATCACCTCGCTCGGGCGCGCAGGCCCGACTGGAAAGGATGCCCGAAGGTATCACGAGGACGGCAATCGCAGGAGACCGGCGAGCATTCACACGATGGGAGGTGGCTCGTCGTCCATCCCACGATTCATGAGGTTTCGCGCCTCGACGAGGTGCAGCTCGACCTTCGATGCACACGCGACGCGTGACGCGCGGAGCGCCGCGAGGACCGCGTCTTTCGTGGCCGTGCCGAGGCTTCGCGCGCGGCTGAGCGTGACGATCGCCTGGTCGATGTCGTGCAGTTCGCCGAGGTGCCGCTGCATGCGCGTCGCATGCTTGGCGAGGCGTGTCGCCGTCACGCCGAGGGGCACGGCGAAGAGCTCGGCGGTGTAGCGCAGGCGCTTGTAACGAATGCGGAGCTCGTGCATCGCCTCGACGTCGCCGACGTCCCGCTGGGCCCACGTCACCACGTCGCGCGCCGCGCGATCGAGGACCTCGTGGCCGAGCTCGACGGCGGGCACGAGCCGCGGCGTGTCCCCGTTGAGGCGCGCGGCGAGCGCATGGAACGAGCGTTCGAGACGTCGGATGCGCTTGCCGCCCGGCAAGGTCGGCGTGCGCGCGGGAGGGCCGTCCCGGAGCAAGCGCGTCACCTCGGTGTGCTCTTTCCGCGTGGCGTGGGCGCGACGGACGAGCCAGCCGCCCACCTCGGCGTGCGCCTCTGGGGGCAGATCGAGCGCGGCGAGCGTCTCGCGCAGCACCTCCTCGTCGCGGAGCGCGCCCGTGGCCTGGGCGTAGTAGCGGATCTCGCCCTCGAGTCGCGCGAGCCGCTTGCGCCGCCAGAGCTCGCGCGCGACGCGGAGGAGCGTGCGCATCCGCCGCAGCGCCACGCGGAAGTCGTGGAGCGCCGCCTCGTCGCTGGCGCCGTCCGGTGCTCCTTGGATCGCGGACGTGGAGACGGCGAGCACCCGCTCCCGGGCCGCGCGTGCGTCCGCGACGAGCGCGTGGAGCGCCGTGGCGACGAGCTGATGGGCATGGTTCGGTGTGTTCATACCCGGGAAAGCGCCACGACGACGATCGGCCTGCGCCCCGTCTTTGCCTCGATGACGCGGCGCGCGGCGAGGCGCACCACCTCGGTCACGCCCTCGTCGCTCGACCGCGTCCGCCCGTCCGCTTCCGAGATCGCGCGCGAGACCGCGAGGGCCGCCGCGCGCATCACCTCGGAGGCGCCTTCCTCTTGATCAACGACGCCACGCTGCACGACGCGCGGCGGGGCGGCGACGCTGCCGCGCCGGTCGAGCACGAGCGACACCATCGCCACGCCCGACCGTCCGATCTGCGCGCGCTCGCGGATCACCTCGTCGGGCAGCTCGTCGCCGGCGTAGGTCGCGACCTTGCCCACGGTCACGCGCGCGGCCTTGGCGAGGGCCGCACGCGCGCCGAGCTCGACCACCTCGCCGTTCTCGGCGACGAGGACGTCGGAGACGCCGACCTCGCGGGCGAGCGCGGCGTGCCGCACGAGGTGGTGCAAGGTCCCGTGTACGGGCACGAAGGAGCGAGGCCGGCAGAGCTCGATCATGCGCGTCTGCTCCTCGCGGTGCGCGTGCCCGCTCGCGTGGACGCCCCGGTCCGTGAGCCCCGTCTTGAGGTCGATGCCCATGCGCAGGAAATCGCCCATCATGTCGAAGACCGGCCGGTCGTTGCCCGGGATGATGCGGCTCGACAGGACGACGACGTCGCCCGGGTCGAGGCGGAGCAAGGGGTGCGTGCCGGCCGCGAGGCGCACGAGCGCGCTCATGCGCTCGGCCTGCGTGCCGCTCGCGATGATGAGGACGCGGTCGCGCGGCATCGAGCCGAGGTGCTCGGGCGGCACGAGCAGATCACTCGGGAACCGGAGCCGGCCGACGATCTCGGCGGCGCGGACGTGGGTCTGCACGCTGCGGCCGAGCAAGCAGAGCCGCCGCCGCGTGGCCACGGCGACCTTCGCCAGCATGGCGAGGCGCTGCACGTTCGAGGCGAACATGCCGATGATCACGCGGGTCTTGGCGCGCGTGACGATCTCCTCCAGCGCCTGGCCGACGGAGAGCTCGCTCGTCGACCGGCCGGGCGAGTCCACGTTCGTGCTGTCGGAGAGCAGGAGCGAGACCCCCTCGTCGCCGAGCTCGGCGAGGCGCGCTTCGTCGGTCAGCTCGCCGTCGGGCGGCGTGGGGTCGAGCTTGAAGTCGCCCGTGTGCACCACGATGCCCGCGGACGTCCGGAACGCGAGGGCGACCGCGTCGACGATCGAGTGCGTGACGCGGATGGGCTCGAACGAGAACGAGCCGGCCTCGTACGTCTTGCGCGGCGCGACGGGGATGAGCTCGACCTCGTCGTCGCCGTAGCCGTGCTCCGCGAGCCTGTGCTTGACGAGCTCCAGCGCGTGGGCCGGCCCGTAGACCGGGACGTCCTCGTCGAGGTGCGCGAGCAGATAAGGCAGCCCCCCGATGTGGTCCTCGTGTCCGTGGGTCAGCACGACGGCGCGCACGCGGTCCTTGTGCCCGATCACGTAGTCGAAGCGCGGGTGATACGTGTCGATGCCGAGGTCGGTCGTCGGGAACGTGACGCCGCAGTCGACGAGCACGACGTCGTCGCCTTGCTCGAGCGCCATGCAGTTCATCCCGATCTCGCCGAGCCCGCCGAGGGGGACGACCCGCAGCGAGGAGCGGCCATTCGAAGGCCCGCGCGGGGGAGGGGGGGACATGCCGCTCTGCGGATCGTTCAACGAGGACAACAACACTCCTGTCGCGTTCGAGCGCCGTCGACGGCCGGCTCGTCCCCGGAGCATAACGCGGCCTGGGCGGTCTGGCCCCCTTCCCGAGGAGGGAACGGCCCGATCTACCGCCGCCGCCTCCGTGGGTCTACGTTGCGCTGGTTCCTCCCCGGATCCGAAGGCCCTCCCTTGCTCCGCTCTGTCCTCACGAACCTCTTCCTCCTCCTCGTCATGCCCCTCCGATGGCTGCGCCGCGCGTTCGCCATCCCGAAGGGCGGCTACGTCCTGCTCGACCTCGACGGGCCGGTCGTCGACACCGTGCCGACGCGGCCGCGCGGCCTCGCGCGGATCCTCCGGCGCGTTCGCCCGCCGCTCTCGGTGGCGCGGGTGCGGGAGCTCTGCGAGCTCATCGCCGGGGACGACCGGGCCGCAGGGCTCTTCGTCCGGCTCGACGGTCTCGCGGCCGGCCCGAGCGTGCTCGCCTCGCTCCGCAAGGTGTTCGCGACCCTGAGGGACGCAGGCAAGGAGGTCGTCTTCTACCTGCCCATGGGCGCGGACAACGACACGATGTTCCTCGCGTCCGCGGGGCGCCGCGTCGTGGTCGGGCCCGAGACGCTCGTCGCGCCGATCGGCTACGCGGCGACGGGGCGTTACCTGCGGAGAGCGCTCGCCGAGATCGGGGTCGAGCCCGAAGTGTTTGCGCGCGGCACGTACAAGGCCGCCGCCGAGCCGCTCGTGCGGGACGCGATGAGCGAGGCGCAACGCGAGCAGCTCGGCGAGGTGCTCGGCGCGCGGCATGACGCGCTCGTCCGGGCGCTCGCGGAGCGGTGCGGCGGTGACATGACGGTCGCGTCCCGCTGGGTCGACGAGGCGCCCTACCGAGCGAGCCGCGCAGAGGAGCTCGGCCTCGTGGACGCCGTCGCGTACGAGGACGAGGTCACGAGGCTGCTCGGCAAGGAGCCGGCCCCGACGGCGCGCTGGATGCCGGCGGGCCGGTACATCGCCGCGCGTCGCGCGTCAGGCTTCCGGCCGCTCTTGCCGCGGCCGGTCGTGGGCCTTGTCGAGGTGCATGGCCCCATCGTCTCGCGCAGCCGCTTCTCGCTCGGCAAGCTCGCCGTCGAGGACCGCGTCGTCCGGGCGCTCCGCGCGGCGCGTAGCAACCGACGCATCGCGGCCGTCGTGCTGCACATCGACTCGCCCGGCGGCAGCGCCGTCGCCTCGGACCGCATCCACCACGAGGTCGAGCTGCTCGCCAAGGAGAAGCCGGTCATCGCGTACCTCTCGAACGTCGCGGCGAGCGGCGGCTACTACGTCGCGGCGGCGGCGCGCGTCATCGTCGCCGAGCCCCAGGTCATCACGGGGTCGATCGGCGTCGTGTCGGCGCACTTCGTCCTGCGTGGGCTCCTCGAGAAGGTCGGCGTCTCGACGGACGTGGTCAAGCGCGGGGCGCGCGCCGATCTGTTCTCGCCCGTCCGGCCGCTCGACGCGTCCGAGCGCGCGGTGCTCGAGTCCGAGGTCGACGCCTTCTACAGGACGTTCGTGGGCGTGGTCGCGCGGGGGCGGGGCCGGGCGTTCGAGGACATCGACAAGCTCGCGCAGGGCCGTATTTACAGCGGGACCGAGGCGCGGGCGCGTGGGCTCGTCGACGAGCTCGGGGGCCTCTCGGACGCGGTCGCTCGGGCGTCGGACTTCGCGGGGCTCGGCCCGCTCGAGCTTCGGCTCGTGCCTCCGCCGCGTGGGGAGGGGCTGCCGCCGAGCGCGGCGCGCGTGGCCCGGGCGGCGCTGTCGGCGCTGGGGGCGCTCGGCCTTTCGCCGGTGGCCGAGCGTGCCCTGCTCGGCTTGAACCTCGCGGCGAGCGAGCGCGTGCTCGTCTACGAGCCTTGGGGTTCGGATGGACGAACCTGGCAGGACCTCACGTAACGATTTCCCAAGGGATCCCGCAGATTCTGCGCTCTCCGGCCCTGGGGGGCGCGTGCGGTGGGAACGACGCTACGCACCGCGGGATGGCGTTGCCGCTTGAAACGCCACGCGACGCGTTGTCAATGCGTTGTTTCCTTACATTTTGCTCGTCCAGACAATTCGACCCAATTGGAAATGGTGTGGGATGATAAACGGAATTTTCCTGCCAAGCGGGGACACCGGCGTTTGACCGAGGCGCTCCAGATCCCGGTCTTTGTTCAGAAAAACCAGAGTGGGCCGGGACAAATCCACAGGGGTGCAGCGGTTCATGTGGTTTGGTGTGGAGAACCCTCATCCTGATCTTGGGGGCTTGCCTGGACGCTAGGGGTTGGGGTACGACGGCGACCAAGACACTGCCGGTGGGGTTCCACCGTCGGCAGCAGGTCGCCCGCCGGGTGAGTCGAGCCCGGCGCGGCAAACGATTTCGAGTTACTCCTGAACAAAAGCAGAGGCAGCGCCGCGGGCCTGCCAATGCAGCGTCGCCACTGTACGATTCTCGGAGCGGTTCGTACGGACAGGCGACGTTTTCCATCTTGGGAGACATGTAGATGGCGCAGCCGACGATCGGTGAGGAAGGCGGGAAGGTGGCGAAGACGTCCGGGGAGGGCACGAAGCGCGCAGCCCGGGTCTCGGACAAGCCCGGCAAGACCGCGGCGGCCACGGCGGCCGGGGCGGCGGTCTCCGCGAAAGAGGCGAAGAAGGCAGCGCGTGCGCGTGGCCTCGCCTTCGACCGGGTCTTCACGCACCGAGGGGCGAACCCGCTTGACGAGGTCACCTGGGAGCGTCGGTCGAGCGTCATCAACAACCCCGACGGCTCCGTGGTCTTCAAGATGGAGGGGGCCGAGGTGCCGGCGGGCTGGTCGCAGCTCGCGACGGACATCGTCGTCTCCAAGTACTTCCGCAAGGCCGGCCTTCACGGGAAGAAGGACATCGGCGAGACCAGCGTGCGTCAGGTGGTCGAGCGCCTGGCCAAGACGATCCGCGAGGCGGGCGAGACCTTCGGCGGCTACTTCGCCAGCACCAAGGAAGCCGAGACCTTCGAGGCGGAGCTCACCTTCCTCCTCGTGAACCAGTACGGCGCCTTCAACTCGCCCGTCTGGTTCAACTGCGGCCTCTGGCACCGCTACGGCATCGTCGGCGCGGGCGGCAACTACGCCTGGACCGAGACCAAGCAGCCCTTTGATCGCGAAGAAGGCGACGGCTCCATCTGCGAGGTCTCGAACGCGTACGAAAAGCCGCAGTGCTCGGCGTGCTTCATCCAGTCGATCAACGACGACCTGATGAGCATCTACGACCTCGTGAAGAGCGAGGCGCGGCTCTTCAAGTACGGGTCGGGCACGGGCACGAACTTCAGCACCATCCGGGGCAAGCAGGAGAAGCTCTCGGGCGGCGGTACGAGCTCGGGGCTCATGAGCTTCCTCGAGGTGTTCGACCGAGCGGCCGGGGCGACGAAGAGCGGCGGTACGACGCGGCGCGCCGCGAAGATGGTCTGCCTCGACATGGACCACCCCGAGATCGTCGACTTCATCCAGTGGAAGGTCCGTGAGGAGCGCAAGGCGCAGATGCTCATCGGCGCCGGCATGTCCTCCGACTTCAACGGCGAGGCCTACCACACGGTCAGCGGCCAGAACTCGAACAACTCCGTCCGCGTCACCGACGAATTCATGCGCGCGGTTTCCACCGGAGGGGCTTGGGAGACGCGGGCGCGCACCACAAACGACGTCGTCGAGACGCACAACGCGAAGGATCTCTGGCGTTTGGTCGCCGACGCGGCGTGGGCCTGCGCCGACCCCGGCGTGCAGTACGACTCGACCATCAACCGCTGGCACACCTGCCCGAACTCGGGGCGCATCAACGCCTCGAACCCGTGCTCCGAGTACATGTTCCTCGACGACACGGCCTGTAACCTCGCGAGCCTGAACCTCACGAAGTTCCTCCGCGCCGACGGCTCCTTCGACATCGAGGGCTTCCGCCACGCGACGCGCGTCTTCTTCGTGGCGCAGGAGATCCTCGTGGACTTCTCGTCCTACCCGACGAAGCCCATCGCGCGGAACTCGCACGACTACAGGCCGCTCGGGCTCGGGTACGCGAACCTCGGCACGTTGCTCATGCTCCTCGGCATCCCGTACGACTCGGACCAGGGGCGCGCGGTGGCCGGCGCCATCACGGCGATCATGTGCGGCCATGCGTACAAGGTCTCGGCCGAGATGGCCGGTTCACGCGGGCCGTTCCCGGGCTACGCGAAGAACCGCGAGCCGATGCTCCGGGTGATGGGCCTGCACCGCGACGCGGCGTACGCCATCGATCGGGAGAAGTGCCCCGAGCCGCTCTGGCGCGCGGCGTGCGCGGACTGGGACGAGGCGGTGCGCATCGGCCACCAGAACGGCTTCCGCAACGCGCAGGCGACGGTGCTCGCGCCGACCGGGACGATCGGCCTCCTCATGGACTGCGACACGACGGGCATCGAGCCCGACTTCGCGCTCGTGAAGTTCAAGAAGCTCGCGGGCGGCGGCTACTTCAAGATCGTGAACCAGTCCGTGCCGGAGGCGTTGCGCCGGCTCGGCTACAGCGAGCACGAGGTGCAGGAAATCGTCGCCTACGTGTCGGGCACGAACACCCTGCTCGCCGCGCCGAACGTGAACCGCGCGTCGCTCAAGCAGCGTGGCTTCACGCATGACGACCTCGCGAAGGTCGAGGCGGCCATCCCGGGTGTCTTCGACCTCGGGCTCGCGTTCAGCCCGTGGGTGCTCGGCGAAGAGGCGTACGTGCGGCTCGGCATCACGCCCGAGCAGCGCCAGACGCCGGGCTTCTCGCTCCTCCGCGCGCTTGGCTTCTCGTCGTCGGAGATTGCCGAGGCGAACGAGGTCATCGTCGGTCGTATGACCGTCGAGGGCGCGCCGCACCTGCGCGAAGAGCACTACGCGGTGTTCGATTGCGCGAACCGTTGCGGCAAGATTGGCAAGCGGTTCCTCGCGCCGATGTCGCACGTGCGCATGATGGCGGCGGCCCAGCCGTTCCTCTCGGGTGCCATCTCGAAGACGGTGAACTTGCCGAACGAGGCGACCGTCGAGGAGGTGCAGAAGATCTACGAGGAGGGCTGGCGCCTCGGCTTGAAGGCGGTCGCGCTCTACCGCGACGGCTGCAAGGCGTCGCAGCCGCTCTCCGCGTCGGGTGATTCGAAGGAGGAGAAGGCGGAGAAGGCCGAGGCGAAGGCCGAGGTCGTGATGGCCACGCAGGCGCCTGCGGGGCTTGCGGTCCGCCCGACGGGTGCGCGGGTGCGTTTGCCGAAGAAGCGCACGGGCTTCACGCAGGAGGCGATCGTCGGCGGGCACAAGATCTTCCTCCGCACCGGCGAGTACGTCGATGGCACGCTCGGCGAGATCTTCATCGACATGCACAAGGAGGGCGCGGCCTTCCGTTCGCTCATGAACTGCTTTGCCATGAGCGTCTCGGTGGGCTTGCAGTACGGCGTGCCGCTCGAGACCTTCGTCGATCAGTTCACGTTCACGCGCTTCGAGCCGCAGGGCATGGTCGAGGGGCATGACTACGTGAGGCTGTCGACGTCGATCGTCGATTACATCTTCCGTGTACTCGGCATCGAGTACCTGCACCGCTACGACCTCGCGCACGTGCAGCCGCAGCCGACGGCGACGATCCAGGATCCGACGGAGACGCGGGCGCAGGAGAGCTCGTCGGCCGCGCCGGTGCTGCCGGTTGCGCCGGCCCGCGTCGAGACGCAGGAGCGCGTCACGAGCGCCCTCGATGCGCAGCTCGAGGACATGATGGGCGACGCCCCCGTGTGCGACGGTTGTGGCCACATCACGGTCCGCAACGGCGCTTGCTACAAGTGCCTCAACTGCGGCAACAGCATGGGTTGCAGCTAAAAAATCTAGATCCGATGCATCGACCGCACTGCGGTCGATGCACCCTCGGTCCAGGCCGTGCCTGGTCCGGGTCCAGGGGCGGACAGCCCCTGGTCGGGCCCGGGGTGAAACCCCGGCGCTACGCCGCCTCGAAAGTAGCCGCCGCCCCAAAACACGGGTAAACGGCGTCCATGCTGACTTCCGCTCGCGCGTGCACTGCCCTGCTCACGTTTGCGCTTGGCGCGCTGCTCTTCACCGGCTGTAAGAAGGAGGAAGAGGCGCCTCAGGCTGTCCCGCTCCCGTCGGCGGCTCCTGCGCCGGTCAAGGCCACGGAGGATACGCCTCAGGCTGCACAAGGCTCGGCTGCGGGGAGCGCTGCGCCTGCGGAGGCTGCGCCTACGCCGTCGGCTGCGCCGACGGAGCCTCCGAAGGCTGTGGCGGCGCCGTCGATTGACGGGTGTTGCTCGGCGCTTCAGGCCTTGGCGAAGGACACGAAGGCGACTTCGACGGTTCGGTCGAAGGCTGCCACGGCTGCGTCGATGTGCGCGGGCACGGCGAAGCTCGTCAAGGAAGGCAAGGCTCCGCGCTCGACGGCGCTCACGCAGATCCGCGCCACCATGGCCGGGAGTGCGCCGGCTGCCTGCAACTAGTTCGAGGTCGAACGATCAGCCGAAGTGGTCGTAGCCGCGCTCGTCGAGCGGCGTG
Protein-coding sequences here:
- a CDS encoding vitamin B12-dependent ribonucleotide reductase, translating into MAQPTIGEEGGKVAKTSGEGTKRAARVSDKPGKTAAATAAGAAVSAKEAKKAARARGLAFDRVFTHRGANPLDEVTWERRSSVINNPDGSVVFKMEGAEVPAGWSQLATDIVVSKYFRKAGLHGKKDIGETSVRQVVERLAKTIREAGETFGGYFASTKEAETFEAELTFLLVNQYGAFNSPVWFNCGLWHRYGIVGAGGNYAWTETKQPFDREEGDGSICEVSNAYEKPQCSACFIQSINDDLMSIYDLVKSEARLFKYGSGTGTNFSTIRGKQEKLSGGGTSSGLMSFLEVFDRAAGATKSGGTTRRAAKMVCLDMDHPEIVDFIQWKVREERKAQMLIGAGMSSDFNGEAYHTVSGQNSNNSVRVTDEFMRAVSTGGAWETRARTTNDVVETHNAKDLWRLVADAAWACADPGVQYDSTINRWHTCPNSGRINASNPCSEYMFLDDTACNLASLNLTKFLRADGSFDIEGFRHATRVFFVAQEILVDFSSYPTKPIARNSHDYRPLGLGYANLGTLLMLLGIPYDSDQGRAVAGAITAIMCGHAYKVSAEMAGSRGPFPGYAKNREPMLRVMGLHRDAAYAIDREKCPEPLWRAACADWDEAVRIGHQNGFRNAQATVLAPTGTIGLLMDCDTTGIEPDFALVKFKKLAGGGYFKIVNQSVPEALRRLGYSEHEVQEIVAYVSGTNTLLAAPNVNRASLKQRGFTHDDLAKVEAAIPGVFDLGLAFSPWVLGEEAYVRLGITPEQRQTPGFSLLRALGFSSSEIAEANEVIVGRMTVEGAPHLREEHYAVFDCANRCGKIGKRFLAPMSHVRMMAAAQPFLSGAISKTVNLPNEATVEEVQKIYEEGWRLGLKAVALYRDGCKASQPLSASGDSKEEKAEKAEAKAEVVMATQAPAGLAVRPTGARVRLPKKRTGFTQEAIVGGHKIFLRTGEYVDGTLGEIFIDMHKEGAAFRSLMNCFAMSVSVGLQYGVPLETFVDQFTFTRFEPQGMVEGHDYVRLSTSIVDYIFRVLGIEYLHRYDLAHVQPQPTATIQDPTETRAQESSSAAPVLPVAPARVETQERVTSALDAQLEDMMGDAPVCDGCGHITVRNGACYKCLNCGNSMGCS